From Oncorhynchus kisutch isolate 150728-3 unplaced genomic scaffold, Okis_V2 scaffold1267, whole genome shotgun sequence, a single genomic window includes:
- the LOC109905465 gene encoding uncharacterized protein LOC109905465 isoform X4: MEEEEGEANGGEGENTNGEDKMALAEEAKPSKRPRIMQCKVTLLDDTLFECELGKHATGSDLFVKVCDHLNLLERDYCGLAVWDTPTSRTWLDASKEIRKQVADYTYEFTFNVKFYPPDPAQLTEDLTRYYLCLQLRKDILSGLLPCSFVTLAMLGSYTAQSELGEYDPEVHGSHYTKELRLAPGQGKELEDKVMELHRTYRSMSPAQADMLFLENAKKLSMYGVDLHQAKDLEGVDITLGVCSGGLMVYKDKLRINRFPWPKVLKISYKRSSFFIKIRPSEQEQYESTIGFKLPNYKASKKLWKASVEHHTFFRVSSVEPPSSRSRFLALGSKFRYSGRTQAQTRQASSMIARPAPRFTRSASKRLSRTIDEAGDDDLQVSQLSASPNKTEDDDWFFMLGSDQPQTFFSPARGGETFSVETSTLSWDDGKSVQTVRQAWQETETSQTVSRTVSQTWQGRVSDEQQQGRLEEEKEEDWSVLLGRRPSLPYVPYPMMKPPVKYRSAQVAKVATANILERLLQPRQEQSDDWVMQLDRSFEFADTPPFSPPVSLEKEETRQERREVIKRLQEGVFLVEKLREVEVLDERLREVKVLEERLQEVDELEERIQEEVEARQQQQEEVGGVEVEEEVVEAAEENVEEVDELEEQIKEVFLKGLLPDESGEDEGLKEESMEEAEESEERWSNVASTSSVVRRVDLRTQNSVTIVKEMRQQEGGMEEEMVEQVVVSDEGLKEDEGWLEERKHQALVEGLPEGLEERRGEIRVERRRKKVTIVTQDESLPDELEKKASEKLSEDQIGGHFYKEGQLMVKFNELFAAEKLGLPIVTIQQEWLQEQEKVREEKQERVELVKVSGEGLIEVKGGLEDRMRQMSEERLLKGEQTVVKTKKTVRIMEEMRRTQKTLEEKSSEDILSEERLGDGFYTEGEVLVKFRKDVERVPHRVRQMEKPQEEEEEEEEAVVEVNMQPSQPEDKDDWVVLLDSLPHKTLYKPPVMPADSALVPVVSTRFSVVLVDTVEQRAPERECIEVEATQQQPERGLVEGRRPWQMQEDDWFMLLDLADRVPSGVPTTPVSASLQEQVQVYVDETISSMVKVMTVVQREETRVTVVEEMELQEDQSRLEQKPSQREMEDDWFVLLDIVPREPSVIPSVSEECVFVSASVEERIPVYPEESVSSVVELTTVEQREERRVTVMQEERRQEEVILPPQPSREMDDDWFVQLDVVPRETSYIPPVAPAEPTPVSPDVISPVVEVKAEEQKPVVVLVEETRPQQEWEVEEWQRQPERDDDWFTLFADVREEPIIVPPVALGEHTPVYPDLSQTTSVVDVMTIERIIKKRVTIDEERWGQQEEILQSEMIIPEQRPPAEREEGNGRFVLLDAVREERAGVPPVSLAVSDRVYPEVVPAKHLTIEPEPRVFVVEAVQSLPEDIALEGKATQPQREQDDDWFLQLDVAPKVAAAPVVVIYSGVSTTAVMVVKETVEQKPPKTVRIMEETVKMEEGPVVTPKEVDDDWFVLWDRAPSKILTTPKAFHVDREVIELVPRRTVIVVEETRKPHRVVEDRRQPEVELVKTLPPQERGEGDDWFTLFEASRQEPVKMPTVAVVTRPAPVVDVMETSTEQRTQKRVTIVEERWREERTLQQRLPQRQREVDDDWFVLLDAAPKELGPAAQPKPRVVVEEEKRPAQPQRDVDDHWFVLRDTKSVSVVATHKAARPVSAPVFSQAALMEAGIPMAPLDLQQPQTSTPIRLPARQDDRKLQVTVEAVDEGSAEVKSEQTDTEEPVQMRKKRAKRTEGDSIYIRHSLLMLEDFEKPQEDLIRHHTSISELKRNFMASVPESRGPSEWDKRLSTHSPFRSLGINGQPLPDADGFAIRLPRGPLQDFYSKRS, from the exons atggaggaggaggagggagaggcgaACGGAGGGGAAGGGGAGAACACTAATGGAGAAGACAAGATGGCTTTAGCAGAGGAGGCCAAACCCTCCAAGCGTCCGCGGATCATGCAGTGTAAAGTCACCCTCCTGGACGACACTCTGTTTGAGTGTGAGCTCGGT AAACATGCGACGGGCTCGGATCTGTTTGTGAAGGTGTGTGACCACCTCAACCTGCTGGAGAGAGACTACTGTGGCCTGGCCGTATGGGATACCCCCACCTCCAGG ACATGGCTGGACGCCTCCAAAGAGATCCGGAAACAGGTGGCAG ATTATACATACGAGTTCACTTTCAACGTGAAGTTCTACCCTCCTGATCCAGCTCAGCTCACAGAAGACCTCACCAg gTACTACCTGTGTCTACAGCTGCGTAAAGACATACTGAGTGGCCTGCTGCCATGCTCCTTTGTAACTCTGGCCATGCTAGGCTCCTACACGGCCCAGTCTGAGCTGGGGGAGTATGATCCAGAGGTCCACGGCTCTCACTACACCAAGGAGCTGAGGCTGGCCCCGGGACAGGGCAAAGAGCTGGAGGACAAGGTCATGGAGTTGCACCGCACATACAG ATCCATGAGTCCAGCCCAGGCAGACATGTTGTTTCTGGAGAATGCCAAGAAGCTGTCTATGTATGGAGTGGATCTGCACCAAGCCAAG GATCTTGAGGGTGTGGACATCACTCTAGGGGTGTGTTCTGGTGGTCTCATGGTATATAAGGACAAGCTGAGGATCAATCGTTTCCCCTGGCCCAAAGTCCTCAAGATCTCCTACAAGCGAAGCAGCTTCTTCATCAAGATCCGTCCCTCTGAACAAGAACAGTATGAGAGCACAATCGGCTTCAAGCTGCCCAACTACAAGGCCTCCAAGAAGCTGTGGAAGGCCTCAGTGGAACACCATACCTTCTTCAG GGTGTCGTCCGTGGAGCCCCCGTCGTCCCGATCCCGGTTCCTGGCGCTGGGGTCAAAGTTCAGGTACAGTGGTCGTACCCAGGCCCAGACCCGCCAGGCCAGTTCCATGATCGCCCGGCCCGCCCCGCGCTTCACCCGGTCCGCCAGCAAGAGGCTGTCCCGCACCATCGACgaag CTGGAGATGATGATCTCCAAGTCTCGCAGCTCTCTGCTAGTCCAAACAAGACCGAGGATGACGATTGGTTCTTCATGCTGGGATCTGACCAACCCCAGACTTTCTTTTCACCAG CCAGAGGGGGGGAGACTTTCTCTGTGGAGACTTCTACTCTGAGCTGGGATGATGGCAAGTCTgtccagacagtcagacaggcatGGCAGGAGACCGAGACAAGCCAGACGGTCAGTCGGACTGTCAGTCAGACATGGCAGGGACGAGTGTCTGATGAACAACAGCAGgggagactggaggaggagaaagaggaggattggTCTGTCCTGCTGGGCAGACGACCCTCCCTTCCCTATGTCCCCTACCCCATGATGAAACCGCCAG TCAAATACCGCTCTGCCCAGGTGGCAAAGGTGGCCACGGCCAACATTCTGGAGAGGCTGCTACAGCCAAGGCAGGAACAAAGTGATGACTGGGTCATGCAGTTGGACCGCAGCTTTGAGTTTGCAGACACACCTCCAT tctctcccccagtctccctggagaaggaggagactaggcaggagaggagggaggtgatcAAGAGGCTCCAGGAAGGGGTGTTCCTGGTGGAGAAGCTGAGGGAGGTAGAGGTGCTGGATGAGAGACTGAGGGAGGTGAAGGTTTTGGAAGAACGGCTGCAGGAGGTGGAtgagctggaggagaggatacaggaggaggtggaggccaggcaacagcagcaggaggaggtgggaggggtagaagtagaggaggaggtggtagaggcaGCAGAAGAGAATGTGGAGGAAGTAGATGAGTTGGAGGAGCAGATAAAGGAGGTGTTTCTCAAAGGATTGCTGCCAGATGAGTCAGGGGAAGATGAGGGACTAAAAGAGGAGAGTATGGAAGAGGCAGAGGAATCTGAAGAACGGTGGTCAAACGTGGCGAGCACCTCCTCTGTGGTGCGGAGAGTAGATTTGAGGACCCAGAATAGTGTGACTATAGTGAAAGAGATGAGGCAacaagaaggagggatggaggaggagatggtggaacAGGTGGTGGTTTCAGACGAGGGATTGAAAGAGGATGAAGGatggttagaggagaggaagcaTCAGGCTTTGGTGGAAGGGTTGCCAGAGGGgcttgaggaaaggagaggagagataagagtggaaaggaggaggaagaaggtgaCTATAGTGACACAGGATGAGAGTCTTCCAGATGAACTAGAGAAGAAAGCATCTGAGAAGTTGTCAGAGGACCAGATAGGAGGCCATTTTTATAAAGAGGGACAACTTATGGTGAAATTCAATGAACTATTTGCGGCAGAGAAGTTAGGGTTACCGATAGTTACAATTCAGCAGGAGTGGCTCCAAGAACAGGAAAAGGTcagggaggagaaacaggagagagtgGAACTGGTGAAGGTTTCAGGCGAGGGATTGATAGAGGTGAAAGGAGGTCTAGAGGATAGGATGCGGCAGATGTCGGAGGAAAGGTTGCTAAAGGGAGAGCAGACTGTGGTGAAAACCAAGAAAACAGTGAGAATAATGGAAGAAATGAGGAGAACACAGAAGACACTCGAGGAAAAGTCATCAGAGGACATTTTATCAGAGGAAAGGCTGGGTGATGGTTTTTATACAGAGGGGGAAGTTTTGGtgaaattcagaaaggatgtggAGAGGGTTCCACATAGAGTCAGACAAATGGAGAAGccccaagaagaagaagaagaagaagaagaagcggtAGTGGAAGTGAATATGCAGCCATCCCAGCCAGAAGACAAGGACGATTGGGTTGTGCTGCTGGACAGCCTCCCACACAAGACTCTTTATAAGCCTCCAG TCATGCCAGCCGACTCCGCTCTGGTGCCTGTGGTCTCCACAAGATTCTCTGTGGTGTTAGTAGACACGGTCGAgcagagagcaccagagagggaATGTATTGAAGTGGAGGCCACACAGCAACAGCCTGAAAGGGGATTGGTGGAAGGACGGAGACCGTGGCAAATGCAGGAAGATGATTGGTTTATGCTCTTGGACCTGGCTGATCGTGTTCCTTCAGGTGTACCAACCACACCAGTTTCAG CTTCTTTGCAAGAGCAAGTTCAGGTGTACGTAGATGAAACCATCTCTTCCATGGTTAAAGTGATGACAGTGgtgcagagagaggagaccagggtgactgtagtggaggagatggagtTACAGGAAGACCAGAGCCGTCTCGAACAGAAACcgtcacagagagagatggaagatgaCTGGTTTGTTCTGCTGGACATTGTTCCCAGAGAACCATCTGTGATTCCGTCAG TATCTGAGGAATGTGTGTTTGTATCAGCTTCTGTGGAAGAGCGTATTCCGGTATACCCTGAGGAAAGCGTCTCCTCTGTGGTTGAGTTGACGAcagtagagcagagagaggagagaagggtgacTGTAATGCAAGAGGAGCGACGTCAAGAAGAAGTTATACTTCCACCACAGCCATCAAGAGAGATGGACGATGACTGGTTTGTACAACTGGATGTCGTGCCCAGAGAAACATCCTATATACCACCAG TCGCTCCAGCAGAGCCAACACCGGTTTCTCCAGATGTGATCAGCCCTGTGGTTGAGGTAAAGGCTGAAGAGCAGAAGCCAGTGGTGGTTCTGGTGGAGGAGACGAGGCCACAACAGGAatgggaagtagaggagtggcaGCGACAACCAGAGAGAGATGATGATTGGTTTACACTGTTTGCTGATGTCCGTGAGGAGCCGATCATTGTACCACCAG TTGCTCTTGGTGAGCATACTCCGGTATATCCAGATTTAAGCCAGACCACCTCTGTAGTTGATGTGATGACCATAGAAAGAATAATTAAGAAGAGGGTGACTATTGATGAAGAGAGGTGGGGACAGCAAGAGGAGATCCTCCAGTCAGAGATGATCATCCCAGAACAGAGAccaccagcagagagagaggagggaaatggACGGTTTGTTCTGTTGGATGCCGTCCGTGAAGAACGTGCTGGGGTTCCACCAG TTTCCCTGGCTGTTAGCGATAGGGTATACCCAGAGGTTGTGCCAGCCAAACATCTGACCATTGAGCCTGAACCAAGAGTGTTTGTGGTGGAAGCAGTCCAATCACTTCCTGAAGACATTGCCCTGGAGGGTAAGGCAACACAACCGCAGAGAGAGCAGGATGATGATTGGTTTTTGCAGCTGGATGTTGCCCCTAAAGTAGCAG CTGCACCAGTGGTGGTGATTTACTCTGGTGTGAGCACCACAGCTGTTATGGTGGTGAAGGAGACAGTGGAACAGAAACCACCAAAGACCGTGAGGATCATGGAAGAGACTGTTAAGATGGAGGAGGGGCCTGTGGTAACACCTAAAGAAGTGGATGATGATTGGTTTGTGCTCTGGGACCGCGCTCCCTCCAAGATACTGACCACACCCAAGG CGTTCCATGTAGACAGAGAGGTTATAGAGCTGGTACCCCGGAGAACAGTGATTGTTGTGGAGGAAACTAGGAAACCACATAGAGTGGTGGAGGACAGACGTCAACCGGAGGTTGAACTGGTGAAAACACTGCCTCcccaagagagaggggagggtgatgATTGGTTCACGCTCTTTGAAGCCTCTCGCCAAGAGCCTGTGAAAATGCCAACAG tTGCTGTGGTAACTAGACCTGCCCCTGTGGTTGATGTGATGGAGACGAGCACAGAGCAGAGAACCCAGAAAAGGGTGACGatagtggaggagaggtggagagaggagaggaccctgCAGCAGAGACtgcctcagagacagagagaggtggacgATGACTGGTTTGTCCTGCTGGATGCTGCCCCTAAAGAAttag GTCCAGCCGCTCAGCCCAAACCCAGAGTGGTGgttgaagaggagaagagaccagCACAACCCCAGAGAGATGTGGATGACCATTGGTTTGTGTTGCGGGATACAAAATCAGTTTCAG TGGTGGCCACCCACAAGGCCGCCCGTCCTGTCAGCGCCCCAGTCTTCTCCCAGGCAGCCCTGATGGAGGCAGGGATCCCCATGGCCCCCCTGGACCTCCAGCAGCCCCAGACCTCCACCCCCATCAGGCTGCCAGCCCGCCAGGATGACAGGAAGctgcaggtcactgtggaggcagTGGACGAGGGCTCAGCTGAGGTCAAG TCTGAGCAGACGGACACTGAGGAGCCGGTTCAAATGAGGAAG AAAAGAGCTAAGAGAACTGAGGGTGACTCAATTTATATCAGACATAGTCTTTTAATGTTGGAG gacTTTGAGAAGCCCCAGGAGGATCTCATCAGGCATCATACTAGTATCAGTGAGCTGAAGAGGAACTTCATGGCATCTGTCCCAGAGTCCCGGGGGCCCAGCGAATGGGACAAGCGCCTGTCCACTCACTCCCCCTTCCGCAGCCTGGGCATCAACGGACAGCCTTTACCTGATGCCGACGGG TTCGCCATCCGCCTTCCGCGTGGCCCCCTGCAAGACTTCTACTCTAAACGCAGCTGA